A genomic stretch from Hemicordylus capensis ecotype Gifberg chromosome 1, rHemCap1.1.pri, whole genome shotgun sequence includes:
- the GJB7 gene encoding gap junction beta-7 protein, giving the protein MSWGFLRDILSGVNKYSTGIGRIWLAIVFIFRLLVYVVAAEQVWKDEQKEFECNIRQPGCENVCFDHFFPVSQVRLWALQLIMVSTPSLLVVLHVAYRENREKRYKKKLYKKPGSMDGGLLCTYLISLLSKTGFEIGFLFLFYKLYGGFNVPRLVKCDMSPCPNTVDCYIAKPTEKKVFLYIVLVTSCLCIVLNVIEFSYLILKYTIKCCLRRHPKSDRDAKYGHKNLNSMNHNGTTLHHGNDLATDIEIQEENKRSLPITLQEE; this is encoded by the coding sequence ATGAGCTGGGGATTCCTCCGAGATATCCTAAGTGGCGTGAATAAATATTCAACTGGAATTGGTAGGATTTGGCTGGCTATCGTATTTATATTCCGCCTGCTTGTCTACGTGGTGGCAGCAGAACAAGTCTGGAAGGATGAACAGAAGGAATTTGAGTGTAACATTAGACAACCTGGCTGTGAAAATGTGTGCTTTGATCACTTCTTTCCAGTCTCCCAAGTAAGGCTTTGGGCCTTGCAACTGATCATGGTCTCCACCCCATCACTTCTTGTTGTTCTCCATGTTGCTTACCGAGAAAACAGAGAAAAGAGATACAAAAAGAAGCTGTATAAGAAGCCAGGAAGCATGGATGGAGGATTGCTCTGCACCTATCTCATCAGCCTCCTTTCCAAAACTGGGTTTGAAATTGGTTTCCTCTTTCTGTTTTACAAGCTGTATGGTGGCTTCAATGTGCCCCGCCTTGTGAAATGCGACATGAGTCCCTGCCCCAATACTGTTGACTGCTACATAGCCAAGCCCACTGAGAAGAAAGTCTTCCTGTATATTGTGTTGGTGACATCCTGCCTGTGTATTGTCTTAAATGTCATTGAATTCAGctatttgattttaaaatatacCATCAAATGTTGTTTAAGGAGACACCCAAAGTCTGATCGAGATGCCAAATATGGACACAAAAACTTGAATTCTATGAATCACAATGGAACAACCTTGCACCATGGCAATGATTTAGCCACTGACATTGAGATccaagaagaaaataaaagaagcCTGCCCATCACTCTGCAGGAGGAATAA